From the genome of bacterium:
GCGGCCTGCACCTCGTACTCCACGGCGCCGCTGGCCGACTCGTCGCTCCAGGACACCGTGTTCGTGGTGCCCGGGGTGAAGGGGGGCTCCGCCTGCAGGGCGGGCGCGTCGGGGCCGGGCTCCACGAACAGCAACACCTGATCGGCGGCCAGGGAGAACACCTCCTGCGTCTGGCCGGTCGGCCACGCCACGACCAGGGTGTCGATGGTCGTCGCCGCGCCCAGGCCGAATTCGGCCGCCAGCGTGTTCTGGCTGTGGAAGCTCTCGCCCCCGTTGATCTCCCGGATCTGGTGCACGCCGCCCGCCTTGACGGTCAAGCGGGCGCCGATCGCCGTGCAGCTCGAAGACTTGCCCGCCAGGTTCACGTGCAGGAAGTGGTTGGTGTCGGGATGGTCGTTGCGCACCAGGACGTTGGCGTGCCCGTTGTTCCAGTTCGCCAGATACACGTCCAGGTCGCCGTCGAGGTCGTAGTCGGCCCAGCACGCCGAAGCGCCTTCGCTCCCGTCGTTGGCCAGCAGCGTGTCGGCGGCATCTACGAAGAGCCACCCGCCGGGCTCGCCGAGGTCCGGACCGTCGTTGCGATAGAGACGGCTGTCCTGGGTGATCACGGCGTCGTCGAAGTTGACGACGTGGATGTCCAGGTCGCCGTCGTTGTCGTAGTCCACCCACGTGCACCCGCGGCCGTTGCCCGGGTCGGCGGTCGCGGTGATCGCCGCGATGTTGGTGAAGACCCCGCCGTCGTTCCGGTAGAGCAGATTGGCCTGGGCGTAGTTGGTCACGTAGAGGTCGAGGTCACCGTCGTTGTCCATGTCGCCCCAGGCGGCGCCGCGGCCGTAGCCGGCGTGCCCGAGATTGGCGGGAGTGGTGATGTTGGTGAAGACGCGCCGCGGGTCGTCGGGCTGGCCGGGATTCTCGGGATCGTTGCGCAGGAGCGCGTTGGGACCGTTGTAGTTGACGATGAAGAGATCCTGATCGCCGTCGTTGTCGTAATCGGCCCAGGCCGCGCCCTGGCTGTCGTACGTGCTGCCTGCGTACGTCGAGGCCGTCACGTCGGTGAAGAGCCAGAGCCCTGGTGCGTAGGGATCCCCGCCGTCGTTGCGCAACAGGATGTTGCTGACCGGATCGGTCATGTAGAGGTCGAGGTCGCCGTCCCGGTCGTAGTCGACCCAGGCGCAGGAATGCGTGGTGCGCGTGGAACCCAGGACCAGGCTGTTGGTGACATCGATGAAGATGCGGTCGGGATCCTCCGGCCATCCCGGTGTCGTGGGATCGTTGCGAAAGAGGTGATTCGCGCCCTGGGTGCTCGCCAGGTAGAGATCCAGATCGCCGTCGTTGTCGTAGTCGCCCCAGATGCCGACGCTCGAGACCTGGCTGCTGCCGATGCCCGTGCCGGCGGGGGCGACGTTCACGAAGAGCCATTGGCCGGGATTGCCCACGTCCTCGCCGTCGTTGCGGAAAAGCCGGTTGTTGCCGTTGTTCGCCACGTAGAGGTCGAGATCGCCGTCGTTGTCGAAATCGGCCCAGGTCGTGCCGTGGCTCGGCGTGAGATCTGCCAGCTCGGGGGTCGAGGCGTCGCTCCACTGGGCGGGGGCGCTGCCTGCGCACATCAGACACAGCAACGACACGCACCAAGAGGCGCGAACCGCGTTCCGGATCTCGTTCATCTCCGTATTCCTTTCCTCACAACACCCGGGGACGCAGATCGAGGGACTCCTGGATTATTATCGGCGTATTGAGCGATAAATGAACAGAAAAAATCACTAAACTTCAATATTGAAGTCGGATTCAATCCGTTATCGCTGCACCCGGTGAAGACTGTCCAGCACAAAGCTATACATAACACGAGGACGCGGCCAGAGGTCACAACATTCTCATGTAAAAATGGATCAGTGGAAATCCGCCTCCGTGAAGGGATGCAGCAGATATCGACTCGCGTACGCGACGGCGCCCCGGTAATCGATACCCATCTGCACCACCTCGCGATACTGCTCGACGGCGAGTTCGCGTCGATCCATCAGATCGTAGCAGTTACCCAGATAGTTGTGGACCCAGATCCGGATCTCGAACTGATCGCGTTGATCCGCGACATGCCCGCGCAACGCGCTGTTGAAGCAGGCCTCGGCCTTGTTGTAGAGACCCTTGCGCATGTTGACCAGACCGAGGTTGATCCAATTCATCGCCCCCTCGGGATCGGTTTCCTGCGCCTGCAGGCAACCCTGTTCAGCGACGTCGTAGAGACCCGAGGCCAGGAACCTTCCCGCGAGCCTCTGATGCGTCATGTCATGGGCCTGTTCGTCGGTCAGGGGATCACCCGGGACCATGAAGCCGCCCTGCACGAATTCGTCGCCGAGTCCTGCGATCTCGACGGCCTGGGGCTCGGCGTCTATTCCGCCCGGCTCGAACGCTGCGAACGTGAGCGTCCGCGGCGGGTCCTGCATCGCGACCTCGATGTCGTTGCCGACGGCCAGCACAACCTGCGAAGTGGGGATATTGCCGAACAGCCAGCCGGGATCTCCGGCGGGGATGCCCTTCTCGCGGACGAACTCGTCCGCCTCTGTCGCCGAGAACAGCGTGTGGCCCGGCATCAGCACCTGGGCGACCGACACGTCGACCGGCAGCCAGCCGTAGGGGGGCATCAGGATCTCGGCGTAACGGTGCCGGCCGCCCACCAGCCAGTTGGAAGTGACGGTACGGGCGGGAATGCCAAGGGCGCGGCACATGGCCACGTAGAGCTGGCTGAACTGACCGCAGTCGCCGCGTCGTCCGCGGAGCGTGCCGACGGTGTCCCGCTCCGGCGTGCCGCCGGGGACGAACTCCAGGTTCGCGACCATCCAGTCGAAGAGGAGCTTGGCGCGGCGATGGGGATTGACCTCCCCGTCCACGATGCTGCGCGCAGCCTTCAGGACCTCCCCGTCGGTCAGGATCAAGCCGCCGGCGCGGGTGAAACGGCGATAGAGGGCCGAGGATTCGTCATAGGGTTCGAGGCGGTCCGGATCGACCTCGGTCCGCACCTCCGAGAGGCTGGCGACAAAATCGTAGTGGAAGAGCAGGAGCTTGTCGTCCGGGACGGGTGTCACGTCCCAGTAGACGATGCGGTTGCCGTGGTCCTCGTCGACGATGATCTCCGCTGGCCGGGGTTCGATGTTGCGGATCCGAACTTGCTGCCCCGGACGATCGCCGGGCAGGGAGAGCCAGAGGCGGACGCGCGCGTCCGCATCGACCTGCACGATGTGGTCTATCACGTACCAGTAGCTGCCGGTGATCTCCCGCGCCTCCGCTCGCGCGACGGTCGGGGCCGCGCCCGCGGCGGCCAGGACGGCCAGTGCCGCCGACACCGGCCATGAGTTGCCGATTCGCATCTCCATCCTCCCTAGCCGTAGCCGATGAGCTCGGCCCAGATGATCAGCACGATGAGCGTCAAGCCGATCGCCAGGGCCGTGAAGCCGAAGATCCTGAACCACTTCGTCCGGTTCTCGGGCTGAGGATCGACCAGCAGGCCCTCGAGTTCGCCGGATACCACGAGATTCTCGTACTCGCGCGGACGGTCCTCCTTCAACTCCTCCAGGGGCACCCGGCGCGTGAAGATCGCCGGATCCATGGGGAACTTGTCCGGACGGAAATGGGTGTTGAAGAAGTGCACCGTGAAGATGAAGCCGGTCGCCAGCAGGGCCTCGTCCGAGTGGATGATCGTGGCGATGTTGATGAACGAACCGGGCAGCAGCCGCGTGAAGACCTCGGGGAACCACAAGGTCAAACCGGTGAAACCGATCATGGCCACGCCCCAGAAGACCGCGAAGTAGTCGAACTTCTCCCAGTAGGTCCAGCGGCCGTAGCGCGGACGCGGTCCCGCCCCGACGAACCACCTGAAGGTCTGCCCGAACTCGATCAGGTCCTGCTTCTTCGGCAGCATCGAGTTGTCGCCGAGCAGGAAGTCCTTCCAGCTCAGGCCGGACCGGCGCCGGCGCTGGTGGACGTCGGCCAGATGGCGCCCGAAGTAGAAGAAGGTCACGACCGCCGCGATGCGGTGGATCAGGCCCGCGCTCTCGAATCCGCCCAGGAAGTGGGAGATGGCCCGGGCCCACGGGAGGTACGAGAACTTCAACGTCATGCCGGTCACGGCGAGGCTGAGGAAGCTGATGATCACCAGGATGTGCAGGTTGCGCTGCACGACCGAGAACCGCTCGACCTCCTTCCTGCCCTTGGACTGCTGCCGGATCTCGCGGCCGTGCTTCATGGCCATGAACGACCGGGGCAGCCACATCAGGGTGTGCAGGCCGAAGAAGGCGAAGGTGCCGATCAGCAGGGTGGTCATGAGGCGCCAGGTCCAGAAGATGAACGGATACTTCTCGCGGTCGTGATGCGTGGCGTGGGGCAGGAAGTCGGCGAAGCGCTGGTGCGACCCCTCGTGGCACTGGGCGCAAGTGGCGACGATGTTCTCCCGCGAGATGGTCGAGGCGGGGTCGGCTTTAGGCAGTATGTCGTGGGAGCCGTGGCAGTCCTGGCACTTGGCCGTGGCCGTGAAGCCCAGATCCACGACCTTACCGTGGAAGGTCTCGAAGTACGACTCGGTGATGTCCTCGTGGCAGTGGGCGCAGTGCTGCACCAGGGCGAGCTTGAACCTGTTCAGCTTGGTGTTGCTGATCTCGTGCGAGGTATGGCAGTCGTCGCACATGGGCAGCTCGAAGCCGTCCCGGCCCTTCCCCGTGAAGTGGATGCTGGTCTTGAAGATCTCGAAGATGCCCTCGTGGCACTGCGAGCAGGTGGGCACGATGTTGCTGCGGTGGATGCTCGAGGCGGGGTCGCTCTGCCGGCGAACCGAGTGGGCGGTGTGGCAGTCGGAGCAGGTGGCCGCGACTACGAGCCCCTTGTCCTGCACGGCCCTGCCGTGGACGCTCGCCGAGTAGTTCTCCACCATGCCCCTGGCATCGCCCTCGTAGCGCTCGGCCGCCACGCCGCCGACGCCGTGGCACTCGCCGCAGAGCCCGGCGATTTTGCTCACGTAGGTGGGCGAGGTCGGATCCTGCTTCTTCTTCATGCCGTGGGTGCCATGGCAATACAGGCAGGTGGGCGCGTCGGGATCCCCCCGCGCGAGCAGTTCGCCGTGCGTACTGGCGGAGTATTCGGCCACCACCTCGGCGTGGCAGATGGAACAGTCGACGCTGTCCGCGACGGTGGCGCAGGGCCTCGCATGGGACGGCGTGGCACCCGTGTGGCACTGGGCGCAGGCCACCTTGACGTGTGCGGAGCCGGACGTTTCGGCGTGGTCGACGTAGAGGGACAAGGTCTCGCCCCCGCGCTGGATCGTCAGGTCGGGCTTGCCGTGGCAGTCCAGGCACTCGCGGTCGGCCATGCCTTCCTGGTAGAAGACCCGCCGGATCTCGTGGGGCTGGTGGCATTCGATGCAGACCGGCACCTTGTGCGGCTCGGCCTCCCACAGCTCGCCGGCGATCACCTTCTGATGCACCTGCTCGATGCGGCCGTGGCACTTCTGGCACGTCCGGGGCACGTTGCCGCGGAAGATTGTCGATTCCGGGTCCGTGTGCGGCAGCACGTCGTGGGCGGTATGGCAGTCTATGCAGACGGCCGTGATGGTCAGTCCGCGCTTGAACAGCCCTTCGCCGTGTATGCTCTGGGAATAGTGGGTGAGGATGCTGTCCTGGGGGATGTCGTACATCCGGGCGACCTTGGTGCCCTCCTTGTGGCAGCTGCCGCACATGATGGGGATGTTGAAGCGGTTCACCCTCGAATCGACGGCGGACGGGGGCAGGATGTCGTGCGCGCCGTGACAGTCCCAGCAGCGGGGGGCGTCGGGGTTTCCGGCCGCCACGGCCCGGCCGTGCAGGCTGTGATCGTAGATCGCGGCCACGTCGTCGTGGCACATGTCGCACGCGACGGGCTCGAGGTCCTCCGCGTGCTCGTCATCGAGACCGTCCAGATCGACGTGGCAGTCGATGCAGACCATGCCTTCGCGGCCGTGCACGGAGCGCTCGAACATGCCGAGATCGATGTAGAGGGAGACCACGCGATCGCCACGAATCTTGGTCAGTTCCTCATCCTCGTGGCAGATCAGGCAATCATCGATTTCCTGGGCCACGGCCACGCCGAACGTCAAGATCCCGACCAGGAGCAGGCAGGCGAGTCGGGCGAAGGCAGGAGTCATCTCGGAGCCCCCAGGTGACGGCGTGCAGTTAGTTTCGATACTTATTTACGAAAATTGCATGCCAAAATCCCCCCTGTCAACCGGACATTGATGTTACTGCCGAGCACGCGACGCCGTCGATGAAATAGATTGCCATCCGACGGCCAGGCACTAACCTACCCGGATGGCAAGCGTACGATCAGCAGCCTCTTCCCTCGTCATCACGGCATCGCTCCTGCTCATCCTCGCGTGCAGCGCGGCCCGCGCCGGCGAAGACCCGCCGCCAGCGGCCGACGACATGCATGAGCAGTGCTACTTCTACCACGGCTACGGCTACGGCACCGACGCCATTATCCATCCCCTGCGCATGTTGATCAACGGCGGATACGGGATCATGCAGCTCTCCAACCGCCACAACCGCCCCCTGGACATCAACTACCGCCAGGGCTGGAAGAACGTCTGGCGCAACCTGCTCGACCCGACGGCCGCTATCCAGGTGGAGGGCTGGGGCGATTTCTTCGTGCGGGAGATCATACCCTTCAGCCTCGACTCCAAGAAGGCGCACTACTGGCCGAACTACACCCAGCACCTGATCGGCGGCGGCATGAGCTACCGCATGATGGTGGAGTGGTACCGCGCCCACGACTACGCCCATCCGGGCATCTGGGGCGGCACGACCATCATGCTCTACCATCTGCTCAACGAAGTGGTCGAGAACGATTACCGCGACACCTGGTCCACCGATCCGGTGGCCGATCTGCTGATCTTCGACCCCGCCAGCATCATCCTGTTCAGCAGCGAGCGCGTCTGCAGGT
Proteins encoded in this window:
- a CDS encoding cytochrome c3 family protein, producing MTPAFARLACLLLVGILTFGVAVAQEIDDCLICHEDEELTKIRGDRVVSLYIDLGMFERSVHGREGMVCIDCHVDLDGLDDEHAEDLEPVACDMCHDDVAAIYDHSLHGRAVAAGNPDAPRCWDCHGAHDILPPSAVDSRVNRFNIPIMCGSCHKEGTKVARMYDIPQDSILTHYSQSIHGEGLFKRGLTITAVCIDCHTAHDVLPHTDPESTIFRGNVPRTCQKCHGRIEQVHQKVIAGELWEAEPHKVPVCIECHQPHEIRRVFYQEGMADRECLDCHGKPDLTIQRGGETLSLYVDHAETSGSAHVKVACAQCHTGATPSHARPCATVADSVDCSICHAEVVAEYSASTHGELLARGDPDAPTCLYCHGTHGMKKKQDPTSPTYVSKIAGLCGECHGVGGVAAERYEGDARGMVENYSASVHGRAVQDKGLVVAATCSDCHTAHSVRRQSDPASSIHRSNIVPTCSQCHEGIFEIFKTSIHFTGKGRDGFELPMCDDCHTSHEISNTKLNRFKLALVQHCAHCHEDITESYFETFHGKVVDLGFTATAKCQDCHGSHDILPKADPASTISRENIVATCAQCHEGSHQRFADFLPHATHHDREKYPFIFWTWRLMTTLLIGTFAFFGLHTLMWLPRSFMAMKHGREIRQQSKGRKEVERFSVVQRNLHILVIISFLSLAVTGMTLKFSYLPWARAISHFLGGFESAGLIHRIAAVVTFFYFGRHLADVHQRRRRSGLSWKDFLLGDNSMLPKKQDLIEFGQTFRWFVGAGPRPRYGRWTYWEKFDYFAVFWGVAMIGFTGLTLWFPEVFTRLLPGSFINIATIIHSDEALLATGFIFTVHFFNTHFRPDKFPMDPAIFTRRVPLEELKEDRPREYENLVVSGELEGLLVDPQPENRTKWFRIFGFTALAIGLTLIVLIIWAELIGYG